TCATGGCCTACTATCACTATTATTTAGATCATCCCAGATACTTTGAGCTTATTCTTTATATGGAAAGACCTGACTTCAATAGCAGCATCAGGAACTATTTAGTGATAAGCAGGGAATTAAGAGACTTTTTCACAAAACATATAGAGAACTGCCAGGCCGCAAATGTAATTAAAAAAGACGTAGATGCGACCTATTGTACGTATATGATATGGGGAAGCTTATGAGATTAATGAATTTTATTGAATCAAAGCAGGTCTTTATTGAAGACATCGAAAAGATAAAGAGAAAGCAACTATTTGAAGCATATGCTGAAACAGTGATGGTTGGATTGAGGGCATAATTTTTTTGTGCATAAAATGACTGACAGTCATTTTATGCAGTTATGTACATGGCACATAAGCTCAAACCTGAAACACAACAGAAAAGTAAAGCCAGGTAAGTACTTGCCCTATGATAGTTTAACTTATTAATAAGTGCTTTTTTGACTTAACTATTTAAGAATCAGACAATAAAGCAAAATGAATAATATAAACTAATTAGGCTTAAGTACTTATCTAGTTACAAGTAAGCAAAAGAAGAATACCGGTTAACTACTTTCATCTTAAGTGATTGGTTTAACCAACTGTCCACCGCGATCATTCATTGATTTTGCAAAAGAACATGAAAAGGAATTTTTGAATTTACAATAAACGAGGAAATCAGAGGGATTTTATGAATTGTACTCTCTGATGGAGGCTGTTAATCAACAAATTTTGTCCTCTAATAACTGACACTCAAAACCCATATTGTTGATCAGTTTGATAATAGCGGATATATTAATTTGCAATCCTTCTACTCTTAAAATATTATGCTGACATGGAAACAAGTGTATTTTTTCATATTCTACATCATAATTAATTTTCAAATCAGGAAAAAAATCTTTTAGCTTCCTTACTACATGGTTATTTTCAGTATCACTTTCAATGTTTGTTATTAAAACTTCTACTAAACTCTCATTCACCACAGCTCCAGTTAAATTGCCTTCATAAACAGCATGCGTTACTGATGGCTTCATGCTATTGTTTTCACCACAGGCAAATACACTCATAATGGTATCTTTTTGAAATGGACTCACTTTGATATGCCCTTGCTTACTGTATTTACAACCTGGCAAGATGGACATTAAAAAAGGTTTCTTAATGAGTGAAGAGGCATAAAGGGTATTAAAACCTTTTTTAAAACTATCTGTAACAAATACCTGCTTCATTTTTTCTTTTTCATATTCTATTTCCATAATCGGATTAGCCTCGGCCATAATAGGTGTTACTATCATTTCAACACTCTGCTTGCTTATCTTTATAGCTTTTTCTTCTGTACAATTTGCCTTGCCACTCGTAAGTAGACCTGTTTATTATTATACCTAAATGCATTTAGGTATGCTATCCACTACAATTTGTTCTTGTTTTGCGGACTTTTGCATTAAGATCAAAATGATTTCTATTTTCTGTTCAACAATAGATCATTATTGGTCAGCGTTAAGCAATCTTTCAATCAAAGGAAACATCTCTTTTTCAGTTCTGATTTTTTCTGGTCGTATTGATCTCATTTTTTGTCACTCTGCTATTTTAGCCACTTTACTATTTTAGCCACTCTGCTATGCTGACTTGCTTTATGTACTTTGATTGTCTTACAGTGAAAAAAGTTTATATAGTTGTTGACTTATGATGAATTCAACTCCGTTTTATGGTACTCTTTTAAAACATGTGATCAAATAAAATGGATGATTTTCGGTCACTTCTGTAATATGGGTTAATCCATACTTTCCAAACTCCTTTTGAACTGAAGTTTCGTCATAGAAAAAGATTTTAACTCCACCAAACTGTTCATAACGATCTTTACTCAGATACGTACCCTGACCATATGAATGCGCTTTCTTAGATATTGCTGTAAAGACCATATACCCACTGTCAGATAATTGCTTGTAGCAATCCTTAATAAATTTAGTTCTTTCATTTTCGTCTAGAAGATGAATTAAAGCATGGCTAAAAATACCTTCATAACGATCACTGTCAAAAGGCATATCGGTTACAGAACCATGGTAAATTTTCATGGTTGAGCCAAAATGCTTTTCAGCCAGCTCGATTGCTGTTTTTGAGATCTCGATACCTGTAACCTCCATTGTTTTGATCAGAAAGGCCTGTGCGTTTCGGCCATATCCTATTCCGGGGATGAGTACCTTTTTCACTCCTTTGTCAACAAACATCTCGGCTGTCAACAAAGCTGAGTGAGTAGGATCAAAGCCCCACATTTCCTGCTTGTCTTTAAATGCCTCTTCCCAAAATTCTCTCATTCTATTCTCTATTTTGCTTTGAAGAAATGCCCTGATATAGTAAGATAAACTCTGATATGGCAAGATCTATTAATGAACTGATCTCCATTTTAAAAGAAGTGACTCTGTTTTTTTTTGATTCGAAAACAACTTTATTGACAAAAATGAGTTTTGGAAAGTTGTGTCCAGGTATTTTAATTCAACTTCTTTTTAGCTCATGGATTGATTCTAAAAGTTATCAGAAACCGTTTTCATTAGTGATGGACGGAACTGTAGTGTAATGAGTTGCTTCCTTATTTTTTTCAGGGCCTTTTATCAATATATAAATAAACAAAGCACTCATAAATCCCACACCAATCCACATCGCTTGTTGCCAGCCGCTTACAAAAGACTCACGGGCAATACGAATAACAATTTCAGCCTTTGTTCCTGTACTCGGAGCAACTGCCTGTGCATGTGCCAGTCCTTCTTTTACTCTAGTAATCAATTCCTTTGGAAACCCAGACAGCTTTTCACCAATGGCTACCCTGTATTGCGCACTTACCAATGGTCCCAAAAGGGCTACCCCTAAAGCTGTTCCCAATTCTCGTGTAATATCATTTAAAGCAGAGGCCACGCCTTGCCGATCCGCCGGCAATGAAGAAGTAATGGCTTCTGTAGATGGTGTCATCGAAAACCCCATTCCTAAGCCCATTACAAGCATACCTGGCAGAATGGATACATAACCGCCTTCGACAGAAACCAACTGCCCCATTAATAGCGCACCTATTGCTCCCAACGCGATTCCAAAAGCAATTGTATATCGGCTACCCACTTTTAGTACCAATTTGGGGGCTAAAGCTGAGCTAAGCATCATTAACACAGCCATAGGCATCATCCCTATTGTGGATCGTAAGCCTGACCAACCCAGTACACCTTGAAAGAAAGGAAACAACACGATGAATATGCCTGCCTGTACACCAAAAACAGTTAACAAGGTGATAGAGCCACCTGACAAATTACGTTTACCAAACAAACGTACATCCAATAGTGCACCCTGATAACCAAGTTCCCAAATGATAAATCCAATGACAGCGAGGATTCCAATAAAAAGACTTGAAAGTACCAAAGGGGCAGTCCAGCCAAGCCCTGGTGCTTCATGTAAACCATATACCAGAAACGCAATAGCTATAACAGATAATAGCGAACCCACAATGTCAAATCTATGCTCCGATTTTTCTATTGAATCAGGTATAAAACGTATTGTCATGATAATGGATATCACCCCCAATACAACAGGCAGTAAAAACAGCCACCTCCAGCTTGCAACATCGACCAGCAGGGCAGACAGGTACATACCCAAAATTCCACCGCCACCAGCCACGCCGGTCCAGATACCTATTGCTTTGGAGCGTTCTTCGCTGGGAAAAGTTGAGGTAATTACAGCTAATGTTATAGGCATAATCAAGGCAGCTCCAATACCTGTCATTAAACGAGCTAGTAACATAATAGCAACATTTGTGGCTATTGCTGACAACATACTGGCAGCTCCGAATATAACAAGCCCCATTAGTAACATCTTCTTCCTTCCCAAACGGTCGCCAACCGCGCTCAATGGCAATAGTAATGCTGCCAGTGTAAGAGCATATATATTGATGATCCAAAGTACAGTGCTCTGGGAGATGTCAAATTCTAAAGCAAGCATAGGTTGTGCAACGTTTAGTCCGCTCACAGAAGCAATAACAGCCATTAACGCTATACACACTGAAATGAGTATTTTTTTTAAATTAACAGGAGTTGTTTGACTGAGAAGCACCTGCTGCTTACTTTCTATTATTGTATGGTTTATTGTAGGTTTCATTGTTATCCTGATTTTTTATTTTAAAGCTTACTTCTTAAAGCGTTTATGATGAATCAATCTTCTTTTTAAGTTCATTTTAAACTATTTAGTTCAATAAAAAATGAACCAATAAGGCAAAAAAATCATTTTTTATCTTCCCATTTTTTAATTGCAATCATCAACTCTTTGTAAATAAAATCTAAAAATTCAGTAACCTGTTTCAGGTCATGGTTAAATGTCTGCGTTTTGGGGTCTCTAACTTCCAATATTTCCTTTAATATGCTGTTGAGTTCATCAAACTTTTCAAAATTGTCTTTAGTCATACTCGTCCAGTTATTCATCTTACAACGGAAATACCTCTTCTTATCACCTAATTTGGTAATATATTCAACATGATTTGTCATCATCAGTCTGTTCAAAGCTGTACTTGTTCCACCTTTGCTAAGGTGCAAGGTCTCCATAATTTCTTCAAAGGTTAATTCAACTTTATCTGCCACTAAAAAAAGCCCCCACACTCGGCATTCTGCTGGAGGTAGTCCATATTTTTCATTCAGGACGCCAAACCGCTCAATTAACTCTTTTTGTTTTTCGGTTAAAACCATAGTTTTAGTTACTCTTCTTAAGTATGATGTAAAAGTAACAGGGTTTTTACAGTTCAGCAAATAATGAACTAACTTTTTTTATTTTTTGTGTAAAATCAAATTCACTTCACACAAATAACAAGTTGTAAGTTCCTAACAAACCTAAAAGAGGTTGGCAAGCCAACCTCTTTTTTCATCAGACAGATACATTTTACCAGGCGATTTCACCCGTCTGGGGATTTGTTTCTTCACTGAAAAATTTACCTGTCGGTCCATCCTGGTCAATCAATGCATATTTAATAATTCTGTTGGCGGCAATATCTACTTCACCGCCATTGAAGAATGTAAAATCAGTCTTTGTCAGTCCTGGACAAACCGCATTTACTTTAAAATTTGTATTACGCAACTCATATGCTAACTGTACCGTGTACATATTCAATGCCGCTTTGGATATGGCATAAACGCCGTATTTGGCATAATTATAGGCAGGCCATTGTGGATCACTTTGTAAGGATAGAGATCCTACACTGGTACTCACATTAACGATTCTTGGTTGTGAAGCATTCCGTAATAAATCTATAAACGTCTGTGTGACACTTGCTACCCCGATTACATTGGTTGTAAGTGCATCCAGATATTGACTGGTTGTGGCCTCAAGAACAGTATATGGACTACTTCCTCCATTGATACCCGCATTATTAATGAGAATGTCAAGTACCTGTGTTTTTATACCCATTTCTTTTCGTGCATTCCGGATGGATGTATCATCGGTGACATCTAATTGTATTGCCTGAGCATGGATTAATCCTTCTTCATGCAATTTCTTTACAGCTTCTAAACCATTTTCTAATTTTCGGCTGCCGATAAATACAGAAAAACCTTTCTGTAAAAATTGTCTGGCTGTTTCAAAGCCAATACCCTTGTTAGCGCCTGTGATTAATACTGTTTTCATATTTTATAATTGTTACGTTTTCCATGCAAAATTGAGGGATTCAACTGCCTAATTTTTTACCAAATGGTAAAAAGTAAATTACCGGATGTTTTTTCGTATTCTGCTTAAGGATTGTTGTGTTATTCCCAAGTAGGAGGCAATATAGGAGAGAGGAACACGATTGATAATTGAGGGATAATTTTCCAGGAACTCTAAATATCTTGTAGTAGCGTCTTGCGATATGACAGGACCTTTCCTGGATTTTTGGTACATACATAGTTGTACCATCTTACCTTTAATGTTATCCCATCCAACTATAGTATGAGAGAGTTCCTCCCAATCTCTTTTGGAAAAGACAATGAGACTGCAATCTGTAACAGCTTGAAGATACTCAGCAGAAGAAGTATTTGCCTCAAAGTTAACATAGTCACAGACTAAGCTGTTTTCACTAATAAAACAACGTGTAATTTCTTCACCCTTGTTATTATAGTAACAACCCCGAATAACACCATCAAAAATAAATCCAACCTGTTTCGGAATTTTTCCAGCTTCCGAAAAATAGTTATCTTTATCTATTTTTAGTGTTTTTCCTTTATTTTCGATAAGTTCAATTTGTTGCTTGTTAAGGCTTCCAAATTTGAGAATATATTGAATCAGCTCTTCCATGAAAACAGATTGAAATACTATTGTTCTCCTTTACTATTGTTTTCTTATATGATTATACATCCAGTTCATGTTTAGGGATAGGTATGTGTTATAACTTGATGGTGGTCATACAACTTTAATTTTTTATTTAGTTCACTCCCTTCCACTTATTGAATGATAGTTATTGAATGATAACACTCATACCTCCATCAGCCATTACGATAGATCCTACCATGAAACTAGCCCTGTCAGAAGCTAAAAATGCAACGACTTCTGCGATTTCTTCAGGTTGGGCAGCTCTTTTAATTGGAGCACGCTTACCATGATCAGCTAAAAATTTGCGTCCATCGGGATTATGCTCATTGATAAGATTTGTGATAACATCTCCCACACCGACAGCGTTTACTCTAATATTATGTTCGATACTTTCTACAGCCATCGTTCTGGTCAGTTGAGCCAATGCCCCTTTGGAACTTGCATATGCGGCTATTGTTGGGAAAGTATAAAAGCAAGCATAAGATCCGATGTTGACAATAGACCCTGTTTTGTTAGATATCATCACTTTAAGTGCTTCCCGCGAGTGAAGAAATGCACCCGTTGTGTTGGTATTCATCACCATATTCCACTCTTCCAATGTAGTATCCACTGTAAGCTTGTTAATAATACGCCCTGCATTATTGATCAGAATGTCCAACTGACCAAATTTTTCTATTGCAAATGCTACTACATTGATCGCTGTCTCCTCAAGAGTTACATCCCCAACAAAAGGCACTATATTTTCATAATCCTTTCCGAGATCTTTAACATCATCGTTGTAATCTTCAGCTATAACTTTTGCACCCATCTGATGGAACAAAATAGCAATTGCTTTACCAATGCCACTGGCTGCACCCGTAACGATAACTACTTTGTCTTTAAATTCTAAGTTTCTATTTTCCATACGTTTGTTGTTTAAAATTTCTCAATACGAAATTGAGTCATTAAACACAGATGTTATTTATCAAATGGTAAAAAATAAGTGATGCAAAATACCTTATGCAAAATACCTTTGATCATCCCGCTGTTGAAATCAAGGAAGCTATTAATAAAACTAGCATCATCTTTAGCTTACACCATAAGCCAGAGACTGGTCCTAAAGCTTGTCCTCCACTCTAATCTAAGACTTGGTAAATCACGATGTATTCTTTCACCACTTTTGGGAAAAATCCTATTTTTCGTGCTTGATTCGTTGCTGCAAGTCCCAACGGATAAGACTATGCACTAATGAATTTCGAGCGGTATTGGCTTAGAGAACTGCTTTGTGGTAGACTCAGTTGTAGAAGACAATAATATAGTATTTTCCCACTACTACTTGCCCTTCTTTTGTAGACTTGTCTAGGATAGATGGTATAATAAAAAGAAAACAAAAGGGGTAGAACTAAATAATTATAAAGGCAAAAATTATAAAGGTAAAAGTAAGGCACTTATGGGTAACTCTAAACAGTTACCCATAAGTACATCAGTAACATAGACATAGACCAGCAATGTTATGGAATAGCAATAAGTTCAGATACTTAAAACGCATTACCCTTATCCTATTCCTAAAACTTTTATACTGTGATCTAATTCTATGGAGAGATTCGATAGTTTATTGAATAATGGTACTCATACCTCCATCAGCCATTACGATAGATCCCACCATGAAGCTGGCTCGATCGGAGGCAAGAAAAGAGACAATTTCGGCAATTTCCATTGGATCAGCGGCCCGTTTAATCGGAGCAAGCTTACCATGCTCAGCTAAGAATTCGCGTCCATCCTCTCTTAGTTCATTAATCAGGTTAGTAACCACATCACCCACACCAATTGCGTTAACACGAATACCATGCTCTATGTTTTCCACAGCAGCTGTTCTGGTTAGTTGAGCCAATGCCCCTTTTGATGCAGTATAAGCAGATATTGTTGGGAATACGAAAAAACTAGCATACGAAGCGATATTAACAATTGCGCCTGTTTTGTTCGGGATCATTGCTTTTAAAGCTTCCTTTGTATGAAGGAAAGCACCCGTCACATTCGTGTCCATGATCAACTGCCACTCTTCAAGGGTGGTTTCTGTAACTAGTTTGTTAACAATACGTCCAGCATTATTTACTAGAATGTCAAGCTTACCGAATCTCTCCAGAGCAAGTTGAACTACCTTTTTTGCACTCTGCTCTTGTGTTACATCAGCCTGAAGAGGAACAATACCTGTGTATTCTTCTGCAAGTTTGTGGACATCTGCCTTATAATCCTCAGCGATCACTTTTACACCACGTGAGTGAAGCAAAACGGCAGTAGCTTTGCCGATTCCATTTGCAGCGCCTGTGACAATTGCCACTTTACCCTCAAGCTCATTTGTTACAAAGTTGTTTTTCATGGTTTGTTAACATTTAGGTTAAAGAACTTTATTTAACTATTAATTCATTTATTTATGAACTGAAAAAACCATTTTTCAAATATAGTTAGTTTTATTGGTTCATAAAATTATGAACAAGATATATTTTAAGGATACTCAGAAAAAAGACTTATTTTCCTCACTTTTATAAACCAACCTTTTAATAATTAACTACTTACATACAGCCCTTTGACAGTCTGAACCAATGTGAAAATTTTTTCTATGCAGATGAAAGCCTAAAGAGGACCGTCTTTAAATCCATGAAAGAAATCTAACCTGACTGTCAACTATTCTGATCCATTAACTGTGCGAATGAAAAAGTATTTAACCGTTGCAGAATACTTTTTAAATGTAAAATAGGTTAAATCAATTCAATGAAGCATTTATTTTTCGAACTACTTATTCTTCTCAGAAGCAACAACGGAGATCTCAACCGATGCGCCCATCACCAGTTCTTTGACAGCAATGCAGGTCCGAGCAGGGAACGGAGCATGAAAGTATTGCTGATAGACCTTATTAAATTCCTCATATTGCTTTATATCTGTTAGATATACCGTCGTACTTACTACCTGTTCAAGAGTAAGGCCTGCCTCTTTAAGTACAGACTCTACATTTTCAATACTTTGACGGACTTCCAATGAAAAGTTACTATTGGGTAATTCTTTTTTGTGAGAAAGGCCAATCTGTCCGGAAACAAAAACCAGTCCATTCTGAACAACATAGGAACTAAAAGCTGGTTTGGTACGGTTTGACACCTGCGCGAAAGAAGGATAAAAAACAAAGGTAGTAAAAACCAGTAGTATTACTTTAATTACTGTAATCATAGTAGAAGCTTGTAAAAACAGATATTAGATATTTTAATCAGATTAGGGACTCTGGTTAAATGTCAGACCAGAAATAAGTTCAGACCAGAAATAAGTTCAGATCAGAAATAGGTTAAGAGTCAGGAGTAGCATTGGGTATTGATACTGAGAACGAACTGAAAAGCGTAAACAGCTTTTATGCAAAATCAGGAAATAGTGTTCTGTGCTTGCAATAACACTACAATCCATGTTTACTGAGCAGGTAACAAAGCGAGGCCATGGCTGCGGTTCCAAGTTGAAGCTCACGACGATTAATCTTGTCAAACGTATCAGCAGCCGTGTGGTGAATATCAAAAAAACGCTGATCATCACAATCAAGACTGATTAGTGCCTTGGCAATTCCTTTCAGAGGTGCAATGTCTATTCCCCGCTGGTTTGGCCTGATCCGCTCAACCTGATAGGGTTTAAACAACATATCCCACATACAGATACGTTCCGCTACTTCATCTGAGGCATCAATCCGGAAGCCTTTAGGTGTGAAACCACCTGCATCTGATTCAATGGCTGCCAGTTGCTTTTCCGGGCTCAGCTTTGCCAACTCTGCGTATTTGACTCCTCCACTGGCACCATTTTCTTCATTGACATAGAGTACGGCGCGAACAGTCCTTTCCGGGTGCAAGCCTTTCATAATTCGCATTACTTCAATTGTTTGAACAATCCCGGTTCCATCATCGCTGGCACCTTCTGCCAGATCCCAGGAGTCAATGTGTGCGCCAACTGTTAGTATTTCCGTTGGATAGCTTCTGCCATTGATCTGGCCAATCACATTAAAGGATTGAATATCGGGCAGCTGCTGACAGTTCATTTCCAGTTCAACCAGCAGGTTGGGTGTAGTCTGTAAGGCCTGGCTCAGTTTGTCGGCACTATTAGTACTGAGAGCAGCGGCAGGAATTTTTTTTATTTTTTCCTCATAACTTACTGCTCCTGTATGCGGCAAGTCATCTTTTGCCAATGTGAGCGAGCGGACTAATGTGCCAACGGCTCCACGTTTTGCTGCGGCAATGGCTCCCTTACTGCGTTGATCAACAGCTTCAAGGTACGAATCAAACACTTCCACATGAGATGGATTCATGGGCCGGTTAAAAAAGACAATCTTACCCTTAATCTGCTGTTCCGAAAGTGCAGCCAGTTCCGCCCAGGACTTGATTTCAACCACCCTGGCCCTCAGTTTTCCATGAGTAGCTACCGAACCACCCAAAGCGCAAACATCAAGACGGATGGCCTTACCTTCAGTTGTTATCAGACGGGCCTTCTCTTTTACTCCTCTTACCCAGTGTGGCACTGTCACTGCCTGTAAATAGACACTGTCCAGCCCCAGTTGTTCCAGAAGCGATTTTATCCATACTACCGCCTGGGCTTCCTGGTTAGATCCACTCAATCGCCCCCCAATTTTGTGGGTTAAGTAGCGCAGGTTATCATAACTCTGATGGGTGGTTAAAGCGCTTTCATATATTTTTTGAATAACAGTGGAATCCTCTACTCGAGCATTCTGCTGGGCCAGAGTAAGCTTACGCTGAGCCAGGGCTGTGTTTGTAATGATATCTACTAAAGTAAAAGCAGCCAATAACAGTATTCTAAAAGGGTTTTTAGTATAAAGACACATGAGGATAAATGCTTTTATTTTGGAATCATAGTATAAAAGAGGTCCTATAAAAGGCATAGAAGGCATAAATGGCACTGTTGCAACTCCATTCTAACATAAGCTGAAAGGTCATTGACCAGTACCCAATGTGCTGTAGGTGATAGGAATCCAAACGAATTGGGAACCTTCCGTTCTTAAATGACCGATTCCCGGATAAGAAATATGTGCTACAGCCACCAGGTAACCTTGTCTGGCCGCCTCATCGTAAGCTCTTTTACGTTGAAGCGCGGCCTTTTTAGGGTCTACATCAAAAGCAATGGTTACCGAGGGATTGGCAAATTGAATAGCGGCTGCATGCATGATATCCCCCCAAAAAACCAGTTTCTGCCCTTTGCTCTCTAAGACATAGAAAGTGTGGCCAGGAGTGTGCCCGGGAGAAGCAACTGGGGTAATGCCGGGAAACAATTCAGCCCCATAGCCAAAGGTCTTTACTTTACCCGCTTTCAGGTATGGACCTACTTTGACTTCCGCTTCATGAAACCATTTTTGCAGACGTTCGGGCGCTTTGGCTTTACTTTCTTCACCCAACCAGAAATCCACTTCCGGCTGGCTAATGTAAAGGGTGGCATTGGGGAAGACCATTCTATTTTCTTCCATTAATCCTCCGGTATGGTCTGTATGAATATGGGTAACGAGTATAGCGTCGATTTGTTCCGGCGTGTACCCACTCCTTTTAATACTTTCCGATAAATGCCCCAGAGTGGGTCCGTAGAGTTCGGCCGTACCTGCATCAACCAGAATCAGTTTACCATTAAGTTTGATCAGGTAGGCATTCACAGAGGCTTCAATCGGATTTGTCT
This genomic stretch from Xanthocytophaga agilis harbors:
- a CDS encoding class I SAM-dependent methyltransferase, which translates into the protein MREFWEEAFKDKQEMWGFDPTHSALLTAEMFVDKGVKKVLIPGIGYGRNAQAFLIKTMEVTGIEISKTAIELAEKHFGSTMKIYHGSVTDMPFDSDRYEGIFSHALIHLLDENERTKFIKDCYKQLSDSGYMVFTAISKKAHSYGQGTYLSKDRYEQFGGVKIFFYDETSVQKEFGKYGLTHITEVTENHPFYLITCFKRVP
- a CDS encoding MFS transporter, with amino-acid sequence MKPTINHTIIESKQQVLLSQTTPVNLKKILISVCIALMAVIASVSGLNVAQPMLALEFDISQSTVLWIINIYALTLAALLLPLSAVGDRLGRKKMLLMGLVIFGAASMLSAIATNVAIMLLARLMTGIGAALIMPITLAVITSTFPSEERSKAIGIWTGVAGGGGILGMYLSALLVDVASWRWLFLLPVVLGVISIIMTIRFIPDSIEKSEHRFDIVGSLLSVIAIAFLVYGLHEAPGLGWTAPLVLSSLFIGILAVIGFIIWELGYQGALLDVRLFGKRNLSGGSITLLTVFGVQAGIFIVLFPFFQGVLGWSGLRSTIGMMPMAVLMMLSSALAPKLVLKVGSRYTIAFGIALGAIGALLMGQLVSVEGGYVSILPGMLVMGLGMGFSMTPSTEAITSSLPADRQGVASALNDITRELGTALGVALLGPLVSAQYRVAIGEKLSGFPKELITRVKEGLAHAQAVAPSTGTKAEIVIRIARESFVSGWQQAMWIGVGFMSALFIYILIKGPEKNKEATHYTTVPSITNENGF
- a CDS encoding MarR family transcriptional regulator — encoded protein: MVLTEKQKELIERFGVLNEKYGLPPAECRVWGLFLVADKVELTFEEIMETLHLSKGGTSTALNRLMMTNHVEYITKLGDKKRYFRCKMNNWTSMTKDNFEKFDELNSILKEILEVRDPKTQTFNHDLKQVTEFLDFIYKELMIAIKKWEDKK
- a CDS encoding SDR family NAD(P)-dependent oxidoreductase gives rise to the protein MKTVLITGANKGIGFETARQFLQKGFSVFIGSRKLENGLEAVKKLHEEGLIHAQAIQLDVTDDTSIRNARKEMGIKTQVLDILINNAGINGGSSPYTVLEATTSQYLDALTTNVIGVASVTQTFIDLLRNASQPRIVNVSTSVGSLSLQSDPQWPAYNYAKYGVYAISKAALNMYTVQLAYELRNTNFKVNAVCPGLTKTDFTFFNGGEVDIAANRIIKYALIDQDGPTGKFFSEETNPQTGEIAW
- a CDS encoding Crp/Fnr family transcriptional regulator yields the protein MEELIQYILKFGSLNKQQIELIENKGKTLKIDKDNYFSEAGKIPKQVGFIFDGVIRGCYYNNKGEEITRCFISENSLVCDYVNFEANTSSAEYLQAVTDCSLIVFSKRDWEELSHTIVGWDNIKGKMVQLCMYQKSRKGPVISQDATTRYLEFLENYPSIINRVPLSYIASYLGITQQSLSRIRKNIR
- a CDS encoding SDR family oxidoreductase; this translates as MENRNLEFKDKVVIVTGAASGIGKAIAILFHQMGAKVIAEDYNDDVKDLGKDYENIVPFVGDVTLEETAINVVAFAIEKFGQLDILINNAGRIINKLTVDTTLEEWNMVMNTNTTGAFLHSREALKVMISNKTGSIVNIGSYACFYTFPTIAAYASSKGALAQLTRTMAVESIEHNIRVNAVGVGDVITNLINEHNPDGRKFLADHGKRAPIKRAAQPEEIAEVVAFLASDRASFMVGSIVMADGGMSVIIQ
- a CDS encoding SDR family oxidoreductase codes for the protein MKNNFVTNELEGKVAIVTGAANGIGKATAVLLHSRGVKVIAEDYKADVHKLAEEYTGIVPLQADVTQEQSAKKVVQLALERFGKLDILVNNAGRIVNKLVTETTLEEWQLIMDTNVTGAFLHTKEALKAMIPNKTGAIVNIASYASFFVFPTISAYTASKGALAQLTRTAAVENIEHGIRVNAIGVGDVVTNLINELREDGREFLAEHGKLAPIKRAADPMEIAEIVSFLASDRASFMVGSIVMADGGMSTIIQ
- a CDS encoding RidA family protein — translated: MITVIKVILLVFTTFVFYPSFAQVSNRTKPAFSSYVVQNGLVFVSGQIGLSHKKELPNSNFSLEVRQSIENVESVLKEAGLTLEQVVSTTVYLTDIKQYEEFNKVYQQYFHAPFPARTCIAVKELVMGASVEISVVASEKNK
- a CDS encoding M28 family peptidase, yielding MCLYTKNPFRILLLAAFTLVDIITNTALAQRKLTLAQQNARVEDSTVIQKIYESALTTHQSYDNLRYLTHKIGGRLSGSNQEAQAVVWIKSLLEQLGLDSVYLQAVTVPHWVRGVKEKARLITTEGKAIRLDVCALGGSVATHGKLRARVVEIKSWAELAALSEQQIKGKIVFFNRPMNPSHVEVFDSYLEAVDQRSKGAIAAAKRGAVGTLVRSLTLAKDDLPHTGAVSYEEKIKKIPAAALSTNSADKLSQALQTTPNLLVELEMNCQQLPDIQSFNVIGQINGRSYPTEILTVGAHIDSWDLAEGASDDGTGIVQTIEVMRIMKGLHPERTVRAVLYVNEENGASGGVKYAELAKLSPEKQLAAIESDAGGFTPKGFRIDASDEVAERICMWDMLFKPYQVERIRPNQRGIDIAPLKGIAKALISLDCDDQRFFDIHHTAADTFDKINRRELQLGTAAMASLCYLLSKHGL
- a CDS encoding MBL fold metallo-hydrolase encodes the protein MKTFVRSLFKISCTAFLYLSSDLDVLAQRSNPVTLAQPGYYRLQIGDVEVIALSDGTVPLDLHKVLTNTQPGEIDLLLKHNYETNPIEASVNAYLIKLNGKLILVDAGTAELYGPTLGHLSESIKRSGYTPEQIDAILVTHIHTDHTGGLMEENRMVFPNATLYISQPEVDFWLGEESKAKAPERLQKWFHEAEVKVGPYLKAGKVKTFGYGAELFPGITPVASPGHTPGHTFYVLESKGQKLVFWGDIMHAAAIQFANPSVTIAFDVDPKKAALQRKRAYDEAARQGYLVAVAHISYPGIGHLRTEGSQFVWIPITYSTLGTGQ